CGCCATGCGGAAAGAGCATTTGTCGCCCGCATAGCCAATGCAGTGTTCGGCACTTCGATTTCAGGAATTCGCATCATGTCATTGTAGTTCGTAAACGCCTCGTGCCGAGTGATGGCGAGTTTCCCAGTTCTCAGCGGCACAGGCGCAAAAGCGGCGACGCCGGGCCGCGACCGTTGTTCAACCTGCTGGCGCGTTCGCCCGCAAGGCTGTTTTCAAGATCTTGCCATAGCTGTTCTTGGGCAACTCGACGACGAAGACATATTTCTTGGGACGCTTGAACGCGGCCATGCGCTGCCGACACCAGTTGTCGAGTTCCTCCTCGCTGGCCCTCTCGTCGGGCGCGAGGACGATATGCGCCACGACCTGCTCGCCCCATTCCGACTCGGGCTCGCCCACCACAGCGACTTCGAACACGGCGGGATGGGCGAGCAGCGCTTCCTCGACTTCACGGGGATAGATATTCGTTCCACCCGAGATGATGACGTCCTTGGAACGATCGGTCAGATAGATAAAGCCGTCGCCGCTGATATGGCCAAGGTCGCCGGTATGGAGCCAGCCGTCGCGGATGGTTTCCGCGGTGGCGCGGTCGTCGCGCCAATAGCCCAGCATTACCGTCGGACTTTTCACGCAGATCTCGCCCGTTCGGCCGGGCGGAAGCGCGTTTCCGTCGCCATCGACGATCGCGATCTCGACGCAGCTTTGCGCGACGCCGACCGAAGCGCGCCGTCGATGCGATCGGCACTCATCGGCGTCGGCGATCAGGTCGCGCGAAAGAGCGGCGATCGTCATGGGCGTCTCGCCCTGGCCGTAAATCTGGACGAAGCGCGGGCCAAAGAGTTCGAGCGCCTCTTCGAGGTCGGCCAGATACATGGGGCCGCCGCCATAGATGATGGTGCGAATCCCCGCGCCGTCGAATCCGCGCAAACGCGACGCCGCGATCAGCCGTTTGACCATCGTCGGCGCCGCGAAAAAGACTAGGTCGCCGCGAGTGATCGCCAGATCGATGATCTCGTCGCAATCGAATCCGCGCGACGGCGGTACGAGATGCGCTCCGCCCGCGCGCAGATGCGCGAACATATAGAGGCCGGCCCCGTGAGACATCGGCGCGGCATAGAGGACGGCGTCCGCCGCGGAGGCGTTGTCGACGTCGGCCGTGTAGCACAACGCCATGTTGCGCAGGTTCCCGTGGCTGAGCATCGCCCCCTTCGGCTTGCCCGTCGTCCCCGACGTGTAAAAGAGCCAGGCCAGTTCGCCATCTTCCAGCGCAATCGGGCGGACCACGTCCGCTCCGGTCTCGGTCCTGGCGGCGATCGCCGCTTCGCGAAAATATTCGCTCGGCCCGAACACGCCGCCGCCAT
This genomic interval from Candidatus Rhodoblastus alkanivorans contains the following:
- a CDS encoding class I adenylate-forming enzyme family protein, with the translated sequence MNIANWLYQTAMSRPERDAILVGAELRHNYASLLQAICARAAELSERYRVAKGDRVAIFAKNCPEYIELLHACWWIGAVAVPVNCKLHPSEAEWILRHAGATLVYTDGGGVFGPSEYFREAAIAARTETGADVVRPIALEDGELAWLFYTSGTTGKPKGAMLSHGNLRNMALCYTADVDNASAADAVLYAAPMSHGAGLYMFAHLRAGGAHLVPPSRGFDCDEIIDLAITRGDLVFFAAPTMVKRLIAASRLRGFDGAGIRTIIYGGGPMYLADLEEALELFGPRFVQIYGQGETPMTIAALSRDLIADADECRSHRRRASVGVAQSCVEIAIVDGDGNALPPGRTGEICVKSPTVMLGYWRDDRATAETIRDGWLHTGDLGHISGDGFIYLTDRSKDVIISGGTNIYPREVEEALLAHPAVFEVAVVGEPESEWGEQVVAHIVLAPDERASEEELDNWCRQRMAAFKRPKKYVFVVELPKNSYGKILKTALRANAPAG